The following DNA comes from Ricinus communis isolate WT05 ecotype wild-type chromosome 10, ASM1957865v1, whole genome shotgun sequence.
ataatataaatttgagctCCAAACCCACCTATGAATTTAGTCAAAATTTAAATCctcttgttttctcttgttttttttattgtgtttggctaaaatgaatttcattaaattttatgaaatttatttaaaaatgtaaGAATTACATATTcagttgaaaaatataattaaatttttgaattagttacaacttaattaaatttgaataaaataaaaactaattccaaattaataaatcagctttaacatttttttcttatattttctctctatacttttataatctatttgtaatataatattcatttcatttttgaaataaattctgTAGTTATTGTTATATATGagtagaaatttatttataaattaaaattccatacaaattttcaatgaaaacaatcttaaaagaattcacaattttagattttatatttcaaatatatatccGAATTAATGTATCCAGACACCCTTAGATTATGGATTAACTTCATAGTACGACATCTAATTTAATTCTGGTTGGTGTTTGGGAAGACAAGAGACTGATACATATGCTTTTTGAtatcatattatcaaattataattttcttgttaattataatatactactatataaaaaaagtatatattttggACGTGCAAATTTGTTGAAGAGTCCTTGCTAATTGTTTGTGTGTAAGAAAATGGATAAAcaatgaatcaatttggacaTAACTAACTATAACCATAATTGATTCAATGTCTTAGACTAATGGCTAATGGTAAGATGAAACTATTTTAGGACAGGGGGTCCATTCCAGATCTCATCagacttaaaaaaaaaaaaattgcaattataatggaatttattaaattttttgtatcAATTAAGAACAAAAGATTACTGtttgattgaaaaatttaattgagtGAAATCTattagaattaagaaaaaaaatagtaaaagttaATATCTATCAATTAgtaatcataataaatttaagctGCCAGTaacaaatttgatatatattctCTTTATCAAAATAGTAAAAGTTTATCATTTCTTATCATtgtataaagaaatatatatatatgaatatatatatatataaccatCCCCATGGGGGGTAAAGAGAGGGCCCCAATTGGTAGAAAAAAACCTGCAATATCCTCGTCTAATTCTGGTCATTGAAACCTTTCTCTGAATTTTTActcattatatttattcacATGCTCGTCGACTTCGGAAAGAAAGGAACTTAGCGGTGCCAGCTCCCGTTCGGATCCAAACTTCTTTGTTCTCTCTAAgtctttatttgtattttgcATTTTCGGAACTTAAGCTGAACTAATCGAAGACTAAAaccttttaaagaaaataaagttcgCTCCGAGGGTTAGGTTCAAGGGTTGGtagagtatatatatatatataaagagagcCTGCATTGAAGGCTGGACTATttgttgaaaataaaaatacattgaACCCATATAAAGTTTTACTCTGAGCAAATTGTATCTATTGAGCAAATATATGTTTGAtcaagatttattttttcagagtACCAAAAACAAGTATGACGTCATTATGAACATAAAGTCCCAAAATATGAAATCCCAAAAAGAGGCTGGTCCAACTTAAAtggaattaatattataatattaaattatattaaaataaaatatttaattatataattataattattttttaaaattatttaatttaataaactagaattttttttaaaattatttacactgatatttttaaaaggacTGAAATTATCTATCAATTGACTTAGCCTACAGCTGTATCTTAATTCCACGTTGGATAAGATCGAATTGAACTGCCATTCAAAGACCTGAAGTCTTTGGTATTCCATTTGATCTTAGAGAAGGCAGGGACATATCGACCGAAGGGCGTTAATCGTTGACGAGCCGCAATAAACTCTAATTCGAACATCAAAAGAAGGTGCTAGCTCAATTGCTTGTAACATTGAGCATTGAGGgcctttatatatatatatatatttcaataagAAGGCATGTCCTTCTGTAAACCCTAAATTTCTTATTCTATATGCTCTCATTCATTTACTTTGACAAACCATTCAACTCTTTCTAACCATTTTTTCTCCGGTCTTTCAAATTCAGCCAAACATTAACCATTATGAAATGATAATCTTGTCAGGGTAGATGTTTTGGAatgattttcaattttaggaaaaaaagtaaaaaaacacataaaaaggTTCTCTTTTGTTTGgcaaacaaaaaggaaaaataatatacgGGAAAACGGAAGCTTTAAATTATCGACATCGTaagctttatatatatatattttaagaattaaaaattaaaagtacttgacataaaatataacttcctaaaaaataaaaattttattattttatcgtatattttaaaagataataatattcataataaaattagtctcaactttttttaaatatttaaatgagGTGCATTGATCAATTGAGTTCTATTTAACTAGGAAAGTTCTAATTACCTCCTCCGTATAAAGAAAGTTGAGTTGtctatttttcatcttttgatcatataatttaaacaCACCTAAAAGGTCTATTTTCTAAGAAATATGACTTCCTCTTCTTATTTATTGTATACCAAACGACtccttaatattttaatatgctttagTTGATTATCTTAaagaaattcttcttttttctttattgggAGTCCAAATTTAGCTTTTCTTtgttcaaatcaattttattaggaCTAGACCAATAATTATAaccctttcttttttgggttgtgTTTGGAGGAGCAGCTTGCTTCCGTCCCTGATAGGTGTATGGTTGtcaatagttttatttaattgacaAGTCTATAAATATGAAGAATTAATCTCTAAAGAAACTTAAtactaacattaaaatattgagTAAGTCTTAATTTAGTTGATAGTCATTTTTTGTTTAGTACTAATTTCTTagaagaatttttaatttgtactataaatacaacaaaagtatattacatatttaaaagaaattagaattgaaagaattcgTATTTTTGGCTCACACAAATCATAAAATACATGCAATGTACACTTTTAAATGttagctttcttttctttattttactatattgGAGATATATGTTTTCTATTAACATTTTTGGTCTATATAAGGACAAAACTCATTTGCACCAACAAATTCAATAActtttataactaatttttttcatatactTACAAAATTTGATATCTATTGTAATGGCTATAACAAATTTAAAGTCATTATTTTGGTACAAgctcataaataataatgaaagtgaaaatgagaatataaatttttatattttatatttaatttattatacaaggatatataaatataaataatgagTTATTATTCACTTTGTTTAgctatttataattgatttgattttactatcttgagaataaaaatattctctttttaaagagagagaggaatGAGTAATTCTTATTGAATAAggaaatcatattataattaaaagtgaTTTAATAATGGAAATTATACGTTCCCATTCCGAtttctatcatattttttCACCAATGAAATGACCCAtggatatattaatatgtttagGTTAATGCTAAATCCAACCAAATTAAGAACTCTACAATCTAAATTATAATacgaaatgaaaataaaattatagttatacatttataaaaataagtaagatatgtaaaattcaatatatattGAGATtcgataattaaatataaaattgataatcaaaaaattaaatttgtttaaaagAAATCATTGGAGAGACCAATTATACTTTATACAAACTGTTGAAATCACTCTAAACTCtttcaatataaattatgTCAACTGGTTAAATTATTGAACTTTTTCCGGATGGATCAATTGGGTCAGTTGTCCAGCCAGTTCATATGATTtacaatcaatttttttttaattaaaagaagttTAAATCTCAGCTCGAATTAAACCACATTAGTCTGATTCTTGGGTTTTTAAATCGAATCGAACAGTCCAATTTGGgtttgaaaattattatagCTGAAACTAATGtttcaattttgattcaattatagaATGAAAtgaacaataaattaaaaatttaaaaatgatatatatatataaatcgattatatattaaaaatggaATAGGAAAGCAATtgaattattacaaaaaaaaaaaaaatcattggCAGGGGACCAAATTATAGTTAATACAAACTGTTGAAGTCACCTCCGGCTAACCAGCGAGTAGGGGACCAGACCAAACCAGGGCCTCTAAATTATTGTATGATCCTATATGATGTAATTGTGTCCAAATCTGATccttaaaatctaataatgatttattaattatggatttacaatcaattaattttagtaataatcAAACGATCCAATCACAAACTCAAGAGCACCTCTAATTATTGAGAGtttaagataatatatattaccCTAAAGGAAGTGCCACCCAGTAATTTTATGATTGTTTtaggaattaaaaaaaattaataaatatatatcgatcatctatttattttttatatataaataataatatatatttgtactagataagatttttttaattaattaataaattacttcaagccatttataaactaataatcATCGATTacagaattaattaagttttttaattaattaataaaccaCATTAAGCCATTTATAAACTAATCATCATcgattataaaactaattaagtGGGGGCAACATCATGGATCGCATGTTCTGGTCCTTAAAGAAGCTTTTCAATCATCTGTCAAAGCTAAGACAAAAACGATTTCCTAGATATTAACAAAAACTGACTTAACCCTAATTCCATCaacaaataattaacaaaGTTTGGCAGTTTATTTGGATGGCCTCAAATAATACCATTAAGAACGGCATAACATCAgtccaattttatttataaattccaaattgaattaatatattgGAATTGTAATGTATAGTACGGATGATCTTTGCAAGCAATGGGGGACCAATCAATGGCCCATATCATATGATCATAATTTTAGGTGATGTATTAGGAGACgaaaatataagattttatatttatatataaaaatttaaaatttaaaattgaaagaaattgaatttatcattttcttccatgtaaatcaaaataaaaatcaaagatgAATTATAAGTAAAAGCTTTATATCTTCTCCGGGTGACTCTTTGATAATCCAGGGGCTTAGAATTTCATTAGAGatctaaatttaattcaattctgtaatttatttgatatttctatattaaaaGAAGGTTTCCTTAGggatatattaaaagaagggtatttatataatatagatatgtttcttttattattcaataatatacatatgtttgatTCCCTTCACCACTTCAAAATGGTCCAACAATTTTCGTACTACAAAGCATATATAGTATAAATATATTGTAAaactaagtttttcttttctcgtaTATAACAAAACTATTATGACAAATTTCAGCTTCATTTTCTGCTTACgtataataaaaacaagactaatatttgtaatttaattaattagtgcGGTATTTATGGTCCCCCTCCCTCCAAAACTTAGCTTTTGTTAGGTTATACAAAATGATTATCCTATATTATTAAGTATGCTATTTCATTTCAATCCCTtcatcagaaaaaaaaaaaaaaaaaaaaagaaacttcaaTCCATGCCAGTTACCTGCCAAGAATTTAGTCTGATTTTCGtggtaatttcaatttttcttttcataatttcAATATAACTCTTAGTATGATATGTAAAAAATTGGCttatgaaatatgaattaaataaaaaggcgaaaaaaaatagaatgaaaacattttctaaaaaactcaaagctcaaatttcttttatataagaattatttttttgggtAATTGAAAAACATCcctaaaataaaacaaatttattttagcatTTGCATATAGAGATGTGAATCCAGAGAAAGCGGCCAAGGAAAAAAGAGACATTAATAGTTCAAGAAGAGAtgcttctttctttccatACATCATTTTCTATTGATTCTAAAACGATTGTCATTGTTTCTGTTTCatatttaaaccaaataaaattaacaagtcgctaaaattaaaataaagaattctcGAATTTGAATTAACATGTCTAGCATTTACTGATATTTgtaagagtttttttttttaaataaattttcataacaatttaaaaaagtataaaaaatttcaattcagTTTTCATAATTCCTAAAAGTgctgaaaatattttaaaataagtaattacAATTAGTCAAAATAAcctaaatgaaagaaatataatGTATCACTTATTATGTCTATTTGGGTTGGTTTGCAATTTGGTATGCTAACTTTGTATGGAATTCGATATGCAATTTTCAGTAATAACAATGGATGTATACTtagtttactttttatatgtgtaaattgatatgttttttttctttacactTGAGGGCTAACTTATGTGGCAAGAGCAATTGCTCTTGGGAGGTGGAGGTTTTCAGTTCAAGCCTTCACTTCTGCCCTAGCTCAAGTGGGTGGAAGTCTTGAGTTCAAGCCCTCATCTTTGCATTAGGTGAAATTTCATCTTTATGACGAATGTAAAAGGATGGGTACTCTTGTTGTATagtctaatttaaataaaaaaagattgatatttttttatataaaaattatattattcatgGAGTTatgtcttttaattattattttattttgttagaatgTTAATTATGAGATGCGGTTACATAGTAAtcaatttgaataattattttcttatattcattaGATGTAGCCAAGGAATTTGAGCAACTCATGATTAGTTTGAAGGATAAATTATGAACTGGTCCATTCACAGACGATCTTGCTCACAATTAAGAGTGAAATGTTTCTGACTTGGTTCATTATGCTTTATggatggtttgattttaatttaaattgcaTAGAAAATTAAccttaaatttcaaaaatatttttagaaaatatttaaatttattatgttatttaattatacaaaaaaatatgaacaaaatTTTTGGGATTGGTTTAAATTCAAcaagaaaattgaattttaattgaaCTTTCTCTCTTACGATTTCATACTAATTCAGAAACTGAAATAGCTGACAGAATCAAAAGTGAATTACTTTtagattgattttcaaattagAGAGCAAGAGTATTGATATAATCAAAATGTAAAGGTCTAAAGTAATTTGCTCTTGAGAGGTGGAGGTTTCAAGTGttttatataaactatatatatacacacacgatgtgagtttataaaatttttatattcttacatttttattcattttacttctaaatttttatttatatttatattaataatattaataaatcaatagaaaaaaatcaatatgaATGAAATACTTCGCAAATGATTTATTCAATTTGTAAACATATTCTATGATACATTGAATTTTCATGTACCGGTCCAAGAACATGCCTACTTTGCATGTGGTGACATTACATGACAATATTTAGGTACCTATAAGATTTGTTCTTTTTGAAAGTGTGTAAATATGTTGATACAATTTTTACTTTCAGTATACTATTTTAAacactattaattttttattattttaaatttcattctttaaattttaaaaattattagtaatatgtTGAACTCTctacaattttataattattaaataattaatatttcacaaaaaatgataatttattttatatccttTAAAAGTGTTATTCGTTgcgaaaaaaataaatgatactataaaaaaataatttttttgcaaTTCAATTGTTTCTCCATTTGGAAGTTAACGACAAACAAATTTCTTTAGTTATATGTTTTGGTGAGATTTTATTCGAAACAAAATCTTTGCTTGGAAGAGCACGAATGGAACAGGATGCACAATAAATCTATATGATATGATTAATAGACCAACCGAATGAAAAAtagagaataaaagaaatttttttcaaaaagttCAAACCAATCATCTTATCCATTATGTTTATCAATTATTTCATCTTCCAAGAAAACACCAAAAATcagggttttcttttttcccttcttttaataattaaaatatcttagATTCCTCTGGAAAGAAGACGACTCTTCCAATTAGCTAAAAGTTTGCATGGTTTTGTCAAGTAATCACTTTAAACTACTATAAAAGGACCTGCCTCCACCGTGAAGATCCCAACACTGATCCAAATAATGGACATTACAATTCCTGGACTAATTTTAGCCATTCTGATCTGGGTTGCATGGGGAATGATAACCAAAGAACGTCGAAACCATGACATGGAAGAGCAAACCCAGCTACCGCCAGGACCGAGATGGTTGCCAATAGTAGGCAACATGTTCCAACTCGGTTGGTCTCCCCACGAGTCGTTTGCTAAACTGGCTCGCATCCATGGTCCAATCATGACCATATGGCTTGGCTCTATGTGCACTGTTGTCATCTCGTCGGACCGGGCAGCTCATGACATGTTCAAGAACCATGATATGGTGCTAGCCGGAAGAAAAATTTACGAGGCAATGAAAGGAGATATTGGAAATGAAGGGTCTATTATCACGTCCCAATATGGAAGCCATTGGCGTATGCTAAGGCGGCTTTGCAGTACAGAATTCTTCGTTACAAGCCGGCTAGATGCCATGCGAGGAGTTCGAAGTAGATGTATAGATGGCATGGTTCAGTTCATAGAAGAAGCTAGTGGAAATGGCACTCAAGCTATAGATGTTGGaagattctttttcttgatgtcttttaatttaattgggaACTTATTGTTTTCTAAAGATTTATTAGACCCAAAATCAGAAAAGGGATCTAAGTTCTTTTACCATGCAGGAAAAGTGATGGAATTGGCAGGAAGACCTAACATAGCAGATTTCTTGCCAATTTTTAGATGGTTTGATCCACAAGGTATAAGAAGAAATACCCAATTACATGTTAGAAAAGCATTTGAGATTGCAGGTGGGTTCatcaaagaaagaatagaGGGTATGGAAAATGGAGGAGATGGCGaaacgaagaagaagaagaaggatttCTTGGATGTGCTTTTGGATTTTCGTGGTGATgatgtaaaagaaaagagttatAGGTTTTCTTCAACAACTATcaatattattgtatttgtaAGTATGCATATCCTTACCTcgttttatttttacttattttatatgttatatttttgCTTGAGTACCTCTTAACTGATATCAtcagaatttaattatatcatattaattaatttttaataataaattatttattaagtgaTTTACCATACAATTAACTATGATAAaaccataataaaaaaattaatacacatatcttaattttattaggaatAAGAATACATAATTCTTattaatacaaattttaagaaaaagtaataaataatttttaaaataaaatgatattatttttaagagtaTCAAGTACTTAGTTTGATTGTAGATTActtagtataaaatatttgctattgaaaataaattatattaatgttatattataaaaagtataatatcaattaattagtTGGAATTTGGGAGGGTATTAACATTAAAAGCATACTTCagactttaaaaaataataaaagaaattattaaattttaagtaaaaAGATGTCTAGCCacaaagtattttttttatacttttctcatttttatataattctaaaagatTTATAGGATAAGGGGAGAGAAAAAATATGAGAATCCTATGGTAATTAAGCTTGAGATCTGTATATAGAAATTATATGTATACAATATAAGAAGATTATACTAGTAAAATCAGTATCCAAACTGAAATTTATATGTACCTGTCTATCTTGTTTAAAGCCAacgaattaataaagaaaatttaactccgaattattgtttaaattttttatcaaattttaattgtgaaatttttgatttactTTAGTCATTGTATAGGTCAAATTCCAATAAAATTCTCAAGCTAAGAATGCTAATATGACaccaaaatttaataaaatgatgGCGTAATTGTTGGAAAATTAACGTCATGCCAAAATTTCAGACTTTAAAGAGTTTATGATTCGCAGCGAAGAGGCAGACTGCATAATTTGCAGAAAACATGGAATTATTGGATTGTTCTCAGTTAAAATTagcttcaaaagaaaattaatcttTGTTAATTGTTGGGACCTGTCAGGAGATGTTTACGGCAGGAACAGATACAACGACAAGCACATTAGAGTGGGCAATGGCAGAACTTCTCCGTAATCCAAAAGAGCTGAAAAAGGTTCAAGCTGAAATAAGAAGCACTATTGGTTCCAACAAGAAGCTTGAAGAGAAGGACATTGACAATCTTCCATACCTAAAAGCAGTCATAAAAGAAACCCTAAGACTTCACCCACCTCTTCCTTTCTTAGTTCCACACATGGCCATGGAATCCTGCAACATGCTAGGCTACAGAATCCCTAAAGGAACACAGATTCTAGTTAATGTTTGGGCAATTGGAAGGGACCCGAAGATCTGGGACGACCCTTTAATTTTTAGGCCAGAAAGGTTCTTGGAGCCAAAGATGGTGGATTACAAAGGGCATCATTTTGAGTTTATACCCTTTGGTTCTGGGCGTAGAATGTGCCCTGCAGTTCCTCTTGCTTCACGCGTGCTTCCTCTAGCTTTAGGATCGCTTTTGAATTCATTTGATTGGGTCTTGGCTGAT
Coding sequences within:
- the LOC8274887 gene encoding cytochrome P450 76A1; translated protein: MDITIPGLILAILIWVAWGMITKERRNHDMEEQTQLPPGPRWLPIVGNMFQLGWSPHESFAKLARIHGPIMTIWLGSMCTVVISSDRAAHDMFKNHDMVLAGRKIYEAMKGDIGNEGSIITSQYGSHWRMLRRLCSTEFFVTSRLDAMRGVRSRCIDGMVQFIEEASGNGTQAIDVGRFFFLMSFNLIGNLLFSKDLLDPKSEKGSKFFYHAGKVMELAGRPNIADFLPIFRWFDPQGIRRNTQLHVRKAFEIAGGFIKERIEGMENGGDGETKKKKKDFLDVLLDFRGDDVKEKSYRFSSTTINIIVFEMFTAGTDTTTSTLEWAMAELLRNPKELKKVQAEIRSTIGSNKKLEEKDIDNLPYLKAVIKETLRLHPPLPFLVPHMAMESCNMLGYRIPKGTQILVNVWAIGRDPKIWDDPLIFRPERFLEPKMVDYKGHHFEFIPFGSGRRMCPAVPLASRVLPLALGSLLNSFDWVLADGLRAENMDMSEKMGITLRKSVPLRAIPVPYKVKGYGNDVFLGPA